A single window of Triplophysa dalaica isolate WHDGS20190420 chromosome 14, ASM1584641v1, whole genome shotgun sequence DNA harbors:
- the LOC130435136 gene encoding protein mono-ADP-ribosyltransferase PARP6 isoform X1, whose product MDIKGQVWTDEDSDGENEPEQFLYGIQGSCAADLYRHPQLDADIEAVKDIYTDSAVSVREYGTIDDVDIDLQINISFLDEEVATAWKVIRTEPIVLRLRFSLSQYLDGPEPSVDVFQPSNKESFSLGLQLKKILSAFTAQQWKHLSNEFLKAQQEKRHSWFKAGGTIKKFRAGLSIFSPIPKSPSFPLIQDTVLKGKLSVPELRVTRLMNRSISCTMKNPKGELYSYPPNSQTVAVPAGRAPAQITTRQLIELFFSSQAGGHCKNIPTLEYGFLVQIMKYSEQRIPTLNEYCVVCDEQHVFQNGSMLKPAVCTRELCVFSFYTLGVMSGAAEEVATGAEVVDLLVAMCRAALESPRKSIIFEPYPSVVDPTDPKTLAFNPKKKNYERLQKALDSVMSIREMTQGSYLEIKKQMDKLDPLAHPLLQWIISSNRSHIVKLPLSRQLKFMHTSHQFLLLSSPPAKEARFRTAKKLYGSTFAFHGSHIENWHSVLRNGLVNASYTKLQLHGAAYGKGIYLSPISSISFGYSGMGKGQHRMPTKDELVQRYNRMNTMPQSRPIQSRFLQSRNLNCIALCEVITSKDLQKHGNIWVCPVSDHVCTRFFFVYEDGQVGDANINTQEPKIQKEIMRVIGTQIYSS is encoded by the exons ATG gataTTAAAGGTCAGGTCTGGACTGATGAGGACTCTGATGGTGAGAATGAACCTGAGCAGTTTCTCTACGGCATTCAG GGGAGCTGTGCGGCTGATCTCTACCGTCACCCGCAGCTGGACGCTGATATTGAGGCTgtaaaagacatttacacagacaGTGCCGTGTCTGTCAG AGAATATGGCACGATTGATGATGTGGACATCGACCTACAAATCAACATCAGCTTTCTGGAT GAGGAGGTGGCGACTGCGTGGAAGGTCATCCGAACGGAGCCCATCGTTCTCCGTCTGCGCTTCTCTCTCTCGCAGTACCTGGATGGACCAG AACCATCTGTGGACGTGTTCCAGCCGTCCAATAAAGAGAGCTTCAGTTTGGGTCTTCAGCTGAAGAA GATCCTCAGCGCGTTCACGGCTCAGCAGTGGAAACATCTGAGCAATGAGTTCCTCAAAGCTCAACAGGAGAAGCGACACAGCTGGTTTAAAGCCGGAGGAACCATCAAGAAGTTCCGCGCCGGACTGAGTATCTTCTCTCCCATCCCTAA GTCTCCCAGTTTCCCTCTGATCCAGGACACGGTGTTGAAAGGCAAACTGAGCGTTCCGGAGCTCAGAGTGACTCGACTCATGAACCGTTCCATCTCCTGCACCATGAAGAACCCTAAAGGAGAGCTGTACAGTTACCCTCCCAACAGTCAG ACTGTGGCTGTCCCGGCGGGCAGGGCCCCAGCGCAGATTACCACCCGACAGCTGATTGAGTTATTTTTCTCATCCCAGGCGGGCGGACATTGCAAGAACATCCCCACGCTGGAGTACGGCTTCCTAGTGCAG ATCATGAAATACTCCGAGCAGCGTATCCCCACTCTGAATGAGTATTGTGTGGTGTGTGATGAGCAGCACGTCTTTCAGAACGGATCCATGCTGAAG CCTGCGGTGTGCACGAgagagctgtgtgtgttttcattctACACACTGGGTGTGATGTCTGGAGCGGCTGAGGAGGTGGCCACCGGTGCTgag GTGGTTGATCTGCTGGTGGCCATGTGTCGAGCTGCCCTGGAGTCGCCCCGCAAGAGCATCATCTTTGAGCCTTACCCGTCTGTGGTCGACCCTACTGACCCCAAAACACTCGCCTTCAACCCCAAG AAGAAGAATTATGAGCGTCTACAGAAAGCTCTTGACAGTGTGATGTCTATACGAGAGATGACACAG GGCTCATATCTGGAGATTAAGAAGCAGATGGATAAACTGGACCCGTTGGCTCATCCCTTACTGCAGTG gatcATATCCAGTAACAGGTCTCATATCGTGAAGCTTCCTCTCAGTAGG CAGCTGAAGTTCATGCACACATCACATCAGTTTCTGCTGCTCAGCAGTCCGCCGGCCAAAGAAGCTCGGTTCCGCACCGCCAAGAAACTCTACGGCAGCACCTTCGCTTTCCA TGGTTCACACATTGAGAACTGGCACTCTGTTTTGAGGAACGGACTGGTCAACGCGTCATACACCAAACTACAG CTGCATGGAGCAGCGTACGGGAAGGGCATCTATCTCAGCCCTATATCCAGTATTTCCTTCGGATATTCAG GAATGGGGAAGGGGCAGCACCGCATGCCCACTAAAGATGAGTTAGTCCAGCGATATAACCGAATGAACACGATGCCGCAG agtcGACCGATACAGTCACGCTTCCTCCAGAGCAGGAATTTAAACTGCATCGCTCTCTGTGAAG
- the LOC130435136 gene encoding protein mono-ADP-ribosyltransferase PARP6 isoform X2 yields the protein MDIKGQVWTDEDSDGENEPEQFLYGIQGSCAADLYRHPQLDADIEAVKDIYTDSAVSVREYGTIDDVDIDLQINISFLDEEVATAWKVIRTEPIVLRLRFSLSQYLDGPEPSVDVFQPSNKESFSLGLQLKKILSAFTAQQWKHLSNEFLKAQQEKRHSWFKAGGTIKKFRAGLSIFSPIPKSPSFPLIQDTVLKGKLSVPELRVTRLMNRSISCTMKNPKGELYSYPPNSQTVAVPAGRAPAQITTRQLIELFFSSQAGGHCKNIPTLEYGFLVQIMKYSEQRIPTLNEYCVVCDEQHVFQNGSMLKPAVCTRELCVFSFYTLGVMSGAAEEVATGAEVVDLLVAMCRAALESPRKSIIFEPYPSVVDPTDPKTLAFNPKKNYERLQKALDSVMSIREMTQGSYLEIKKQMDKLDPLAHPLLQWIISSNRSHIVKLPLSRQLKFMHTSHQFLLLSSPPAKEARFRTAKKLYGSTFAFHGSHIENWHSVLRNGLVNASYTKLQLHGAAYGKGIYLSPISSISFGYSGMGKGQHRMPTKDELVQRYNRMNTMPQSRPIQSRFLQSRNLNCIALCEVITSKDLQKHGNIWVCPVSDHVCTRFFFVYEDGQVGDANINTQEPKIQKEIMRVIGTQIYSS from the exons ATG gataTTAAAGGTCAGGTCTGGACTGATGAGGACTCTGATGGTGAGAATGAACCTGAGCAGTTTCTCTACGGCATTCAG GGGAGCTGTGCGGCTGATCTCTACCGTCACCCGCAGCTGGACGCTGATATTGAGGCTgtaaaagacatttacacagacaGTGCCGTGTCTGTCAG AGAATATGGCACGATTGATGATGTGGACATCGACCTACAAATCAACATCAGCTTTCTGGAT GAGGAGGTGGCGACTGCGTGGAAGGTCATCCGAACGGAGCCCATCGTTCTCCGTCTGCGCTTCTCTCTCTCGCAGTACCTGGATGGACCAG AACCATCTGTGGACGTGTTCCAGCCGTCCAATAAAGAGAGCTTCAGTTTGGGTCTTCAGCTGAAGAA GATCCTCAGCGCGTTCACGGCTCAGCAGTGGAAACATCTGAGCAATGAGTTCCTCAAAGCTCAACAGGAGAAGCGACACAGCTGGTTTAAAGCCGGAGGAACCATCAAGAAGTTCCGCGCCGGACTGAGTATCTTCTCTCCCATCCCTAA GTCTCCCAGTTTCCCTCTGATCCAGGACACGGTGTTGAAAGGCAAACTGAGCGTTCCGGAGCTCAGAGTGACTCGACTCATGAACCGTTCCATCTCCTGCACCATGAAGAACCCTAAAGGAGAGCTGTACAGTTACCCTCCCAACAGTCAG ACTGTGGCTGTCCCGGCGGGCAGGGCCCCAGCGCAGATTACCACCCGACAGCTGATTGAGTTATTTTTCTCATCCCAGGCGGGCGGACATTGCAAGAACATCCCCACGCTGGAGTACGGCTTCCTAGTGCAG ATCATGAAATACTCCGAGCAGCGTATCCCCACTCTGAATGAGTATTGTGTGGTGTGTGATGAGCAGCACGTCTTTCAGAACGGATCCATGCTGAAG CCTGCGGTGTGCACGAgagagctgtgtgtgttttcattctACACACTGGGTGTGATGTCTGGAGCGGCTGAGGAGGTGGCCACCGGTGCTgag GTGGTTGATCTGCTGGTGGCCATGTGTCGAGCTGCCCTGGAGTCGCCCCGCAAGAGCATCATCTTTGAGCCTTACCCGTCTGTGGTCGACCCTACTGACCCCAAAACACTCGCCTTCAACCCCAAG AAGAATTATGAGCGTCTACAGAAAGCTCTTGACAGTGTGATGTCTATACGAGAGATGACACAG GGCTCATATCTGGAGATTAAGAAGCAGATGGATAAACTGGACCCGTTGGCTCATCCCTTACTGCAGTG gatcATATCCAGTAACAGGTCTCATATCGTGAAGCTTCCTCTCAGTAGG CAGCTGAAGTTCATGCACACATCACATCAGTTTCTGCTGCTCAGCAGTCCGCCGGCCAAAGAAGCTCGGTTCCGCACCGCCAAGAAACTCTACGGCAGCACCTTCGCTTTCCA TGGTTCACACATTGAGAACTGGCACTCTGTTTTGAGGAACGGACTGGTCAACGCGTCATACACCAAACTACAG CTGCATGGAGCAGCGTACGGGAAGGGCATCTATCTCAGCCCTATATCCAGTATTTCCTTCGGATATTCAG GAATGGGGAAGGGGCAGCACCGCATGCCCACTAAAGATGAGTTAGTCCAGCGATATAACCGAATGAACACGATGCCGCAG agtcGACCGATACAGTCACGCTTCCTCCAGAGCAGGAATTTAAACTGCATCGCTCTCTGTGAAG
- the LOC130435136 gene encoding protein mono-ADP-ribosyltransferase PARP6 isoform X4, with translation MDIKGQVWTDEDSDGENEPEQFLYGIQGSCAADLYRHPQLDADIEAVKDIYTDSAVSVREYGTIDDVDIDLQINISFLDEEVATAWKVIRTEPIVLRLRFSLSQYLDGPEPSVDVFQPSNKESFSLGLQLKKILSAFTAQQWKHLSNEFLKAQQEKRHSWFKAGGTIKKFRAGLSIFSPIPKSPSFPLIQDTVLKGKLSVPELRVTRLMNRSISCTMKNPKGELYSYPPNSQTVAVPAGRAPAQITTRQLIELFFSSQAGGHCKNIPTLEYGFLVQIMKYSEQRIPTLNEYCVVCDEQHVFQNGSMLKPAVCTRELCVFSFYTLGVMSGAAEEVATGAEVVDLLVAMCRAALESPRKSIIFEPYPSVVDPTDPKTLAFNPKKKNYERLQKALDSVMSIREMTQGSYLEIKKQMDKLDPLAHPLLQWIISSNRSHIVKLPLSRQLKFMHTSHQFLLLSSPPAKEARFRTAKKLYGSTFAFHGSHIENWHSVLRNGLVNASYTKLQNIISTSNESILTARVFCVIAGHSSFPVAVSS, from the exons ATG gataTTAAAGGTCAGGTCTGGACTGATGAGGACTCTGATGGTGAGAATGAACCTGAGCAGTTTCTCTACGGCATTCAG GGGAGCTGTGCGGCTGATCTCTACCGTCACCCGCAGCTGGACGCTGATATTGAGGCTgtaaaagacatttacacagacaGTGCCGTGTCTGTCAG AGAATATGGCACGATTGATGATGTGGACATCGACCTACAAATCAACATCAGCTTTCTGGAT GAGGAGGTGGCGACTGCGTGGAAGGTCATCCGAACGGAGCCCATCGTTCTCCGTCTGCGCTTCTCTCTCTCGCAGTACCTGGATGGACCAG AACCATCTGTGGACGTGTTCCAGCCGTCCAATAAAGAGAGCTTCAGTTTGGGTCTTCAGCTGAAGAA GATCCTCAGCGCGTTCACGGCTCAGCAGTGGAAACATCTGAGCAATGAGTTCCTCAAAGCTCAACAGGAGAAGCGACACAGCTGGTTTAAAGCCGGAGGAACCATCAAGAAGTTCCGCGCCGGACTGAGTATCTTCTCTCCCATCCCTAA GTCTCCCAGTTTCCCTCTGATCCAGGACACGGTGTTGAAAGGCAAACTGAGCGTTCCGGAGCTCAGAGTGACTCGACTCATGAACCGTTCCATCTCCTGCACCATGAAGAACCCTAAAGGAGAGCTGTACAGTTACCCTCCCAACAGTCAG ACTGTGGCTGTCCCGGCGGGCAGGGCCCCAGCGCAGATTACCACCCGACAGCTGATTGAGTTATTTTTCTCATCCCAGGCGGGCGGACATTGCAAGAACATCCCCACGCTGGAGTACGGCTTCCTAGTGCAG ATCATGAAATACTCCGAGCAGCGTATCCCCACTCTGAATGAGTATTGTGTGGTGTGTGATGAGCAGCACGTCTTTCAGAACGGATCCATGCTGAAG CCTGCGGTGTGCACGAgagagctgtgtgtgttttcattctACACACTGGGTGTGATGTCTGGAGCGGCTGAGGAGGTGGCCACCGGTGCTgag GTGGTTGATCTGCTGGTGGCCATGTGTCGAGCTGCCCTGGAGTCGCCCCGCAAGAGCATCATCTTTGAGCCTTACCCGTCTGTGGTCGACCCTACTGACCCCAAAACACTCGCCTTCAACCCCAAG AAGAAGAATTATGAGCGTCTACAGAAAGCTCTTGACAGTGTGATGTCTATACGAGAGATGACACAG GGCTCATATCTGGAGATTAAGAAGCAGATGGATAAACTGGACCCGTTGGCTCATCCCTTACTGCAGTG gatcATATCCAGTAACAGGTCTCATATCGTGAAGCTTCCTCTCAGTAGG CAGCTGAAGTTCATGCACACATCACATCAGTTTCTGCTGCTCAGCAGTCCGCCGGCCAAAGAAGCTCGGTTCCGCACCGCCAAGAAACTCTACGGCAGCACCTTCGCTTTCCA TGGTTCACACATTGAGAACTGGCACTCTGTTTTGAGGAACGGACTGGTCAACGCGTCATACACCAAACTACAG AATATCATTTCGACTTCAAATGAGAGCATCCTCACCGCTCGTGTGTTTTGTGTCATCGCCGGTCATTCATCATTTCCTGTCGCTGTGTCTTCATGA